A window from Pseudomonas frederiksbergensis encodes these proteins:
- a CDS encoding Hcp family type VI secretion system effector: MATPAYMSVTGEKQGLITAGAFTADSVGNTYQEGHEDQVMVQAFSHDVIIPRDPQSGQPTGQRVHKPVVITKVYDKASPLLQAALTSGERMSEIVIQWYRTSAQGTQEHYYTTKLEDAIIVAINNKMHNCQDPSNSHFTHLEEVQLTYRKITWTHEVSGTSGSDDWRQPVV, translated from the coding sequence ATGGCTACACCCGCGTACATGTCCGTCACTGGCGAGAAACAAGGTCTGATCACTGCCGGCGCATTTACTGCCGACTCGGTTGGCAATACCTACCAGGAAGGTCACGAAGACCAGGTCATGGTTCAGGCTTTCAGCCACGACGTGATCATCCCGCGTGACCCACAGTCCGGCCAACCGACCGGTCAGCGCGTTCACAAGCCAGTCGTGATCACCAAGGTCTACGACAAGGCTTCGCCACTGCTGCAAGCCGCTCTGACCTCCGGCGAGCGCATGAGCGAAATCGTTATCCAGTGGTACCGTACTTCGGCTCAAGGTACCCAAGAGCACTACTACACCACCAAACTGGAAGACGCGATCATCGTCGCCATCAACAACAAAATGCACAACTGCCAGGATCCGTCGAACTCGCACTTCACGCACCTGGAAGAAGTGCAACTCACCTACCGCAAAATCACCTGGACCCACGAAGTATCCGGTACTTCGGGTTCCGATGACTGGCGTCAACCGGTCGTCTGA
- a CDS encoding type 1 glutamine amidotransferase domain-containing protein, with product MKILMVLTSHDQLGDTGKKTGFWLEEFAAPYFAFKDAGAQLTLASPKGGQPPLDPKSNEPDAQTAATERFRKDPAAQSALASTALLSSVRAEDYDAIFYPGGHGPLWDLAEDKISIALIEAFYQAGKPVAAVCHAPGVFRHVKDADGQPLVKGKRVTGFTNSEEEAVQLTKVVPFLVEDMLKEKGGVYSKGADWASYVLTDGLLITGQNPASSEAAAEALLAKLA from the coding sequence ATGAAAATCCTGATGGTTCTAACGTCACACGATCAATTGGGTGACACGGGTAAGAAAACCGGCTTTTGGCTGGAGGAATTCGCCGCACCGTATTTCGCCTTCAAGGACGCCGGCGCTCAGTTGACCCTGGCCTCGCCCAAAGGGGGGCAACCACCGCTGGACCCAAAAAGCAACGAGCCGGACGCGCAAACTGCAGCCACCGAGCGCTTTCGCAAAGACCCCGCCGCCCAGTCCGCATTGGCGTCTACCGCTCTGCTGAGCAGCGTGAGAGCTGAAGATTACGACGCGATTTTCTATCCGGGCGGCCATGGCCCGCTGTGGGATCTGGCCGAAGACAAAATTTCGATTGCTCTGATCGAGGCGTTTTACCAGGCGGGCAAGCCGGTTGCGGCCGTCTGCCACGCCCCCGGTGTGTTTCGTCACGTCAAGGACGCGGATGGCCAGCCGCTGGTCAAAGGCAAGCGTGTGACGGGTTTTACCAATTCTGAAGAGGAGGCTGTGCAACTAACGAAGGTTGTGCCGTTTTTGGTGGAGGACATGCTTAAGGAGAAGGGTGGTGTCTATTCCAAAGGTGCTGACTGGGCCAGTTATGTGCTCACCGATGGTTTGCTGATTACCGGTCAGAATCCGGCGTCGTCCGAGGCTGCCGCCGAGGCGTTGTTGGCGAAGCTGGCTTAA